A window of Aliarcobacter trophiarum LMG 25534 contains these coding sequences:
- a CDS encoding MraY family glycosyltransferase, which produces MIYLILFLISFLLTYFIKNYMIKKSLVATINERSSHTVPTPHGGGIALSITWFIGLFYLYFIGEIQQSLFYALLFGAVISIVSFFDDIYDLSPKLRLIVQAIVSVGGLYFLGGFETLTFGIFDIQNQILANIFAFLLIIWFINLYNFLDGINGYAGSEAVFLSLAGFILFGGNHFLVLAVAVLGFLYWNWNRAKIFMGDVGSTLLGYNIAIFTIYYANQEATNFWIWIILFGVYWFDATLTLIRRKLNKEKLSQAHKKHAYQRLTQAGWSHYKVTNYSIGLNLGLFIIVYFIGNIFVALILALIVLALSMKFVDTKKVFE; this is translated from the coding sequence ATTTAATACTTTTTTTAATCTCATTTTTACTAACATATTTTATAAAAAATTATATGATAAAAAAATCATTGGTTGCAACTATAAATGAAAGAAGTTCTCATACAGTTCCAACTCCTCATGGTGGAGGAATAGCACTTTCAATTACTTGGTTTATAGGATTGTTTTATCTTTATTTTATAGGTGAAATACAACAAAGTCTTTTTTATGCTTTGCTTTTTGGTGCAGTTATTTCAATAGTTAGTTTTTTTGATGATATTTATGATTTAAGCCCAAAACTAAGGCTTATAGTTCAAGCTATTGTTTCTGTTGGTGGATTATATTTTTTAGGTGGATTTGAAACTCTTACTTTTGGTATTTTTGATATACAAAATCAAATATTAGCCAATATTTTTGCTTTTTTACTTATTATTTGGTTTATAAATCTTTATAATTTTTTAGATGGTATAAATGGCTATGCAGGAAGTGAAGCAGTTTTTTTAAGTCTTGCTGGATTTATTTTATTTGGTGGAAATCATTTTTTAGTTTTAGCTGTTGCAGTTTTAGGATTTTTATATTGGAATTGGAATAGGGCTAAGATATTTATGGGAGATGTTGGAAGTACGCTTTTAGGATATAATATAGCTATTTTTACAATATATTATGCAAATCAAGAAGCAACAAACTTTTGGATATGGATAATATTATTTGGTGTCTATTGGTTTGATGCAACTTTGACTTTAATACGAAGAAAATTAAATAAAGAAAAATTATCTCAAGCACACAAAAAACATGCATATCAAAGATTAACTCAAGCAGGGTGGAGTCACTATAAAGTTACAAATTATTCTATAGGATTAAATTTAGGTTTATTTATAATAGTTTATTTTATAGGAAATATTTTTGTAGCTCTTATACTAGCTTTGATAGTTTTAGCTTTAAGTATGAAGTTTGTGGATACTAAAAAAGTATTTGAATAA